The stretch of DNA GTGGGCGTACACCAGCAGATTGACGTCGGGAATGATCACCGGTCGAGGCGCCGGGCTACCTCACTGGCCTCCAGTTCATCGACAAGCTGATTGAGCCGGTCAACATCGACGCCCGGTCGGAAGCCGAACGCATGCGGTTCCACTTTGAAACGAGGGGGCCGCGCCGGCTTGCCACGGATTCCCAGACCGACGCGCAACGCATCGTTGACGACGGCCTTCATACTCCTGTTTGTGCGCCGTATTTCGCGCTGGAGGAGCAACTCTACATCGGCATCAATGGTCAATGTGGTGCGCATCGTTGGCATCATGATGTGCGTGCTTGCTGCTGTCAAGATGCTTCCAACTGCGAAAAGAATTCGCAGCTCGTCAACTTCGGCCGCCTGACGAGGTGTCGCGCGCGTCCATTCGTACCGAGCCTCCCCGGTCGCAAGGGCCGATACCAGCCATCCGCAGCCGATCCTCTCGCTGTCGCCGGGCGTGCATGAACCGAGTGTCCGGCGCGGGCATCGTTAGGCTCTCACACGACGCGCCGTTGCACGACGCGCTTGGGCGAAACCGCCGCAACTCGCGAGCTGTCCCGCGGACGGCGCTTGCACTGACCCGGTGCGGCTCTACCCTTGTGGGCGAAGCCCGATCGTCGGGCACGGGAGGAAGCACGCTTGCGGAGACAAACTAATCGCTAGGGGCCCTGCGCGGCCGGTCGCCCCGACACGCCGCGGGCCGCGAATCAATCAGGAAATCAGGATTGATCCGGTTCGTTTAATCGACTTCGATGGAACCATGGTGGGCGTCGTCCCGCTCGAAGAGGGACTCGCACGCGCCGAGGATGCCGGGCTCGACCTCGTGGAGGTGTCGCCCAATGCGTCCCCGCCGGTCTGCAAGATCCTCGACTACGGCAAGTTCCGCTACCGGGACCAGCGGAAGGCGCGCGAAGCCAAGAAACGGCAGCGCACCTTCGAGGTCAAGGAAGTCAAGATCAGACCCAACATCGACGGACACGACTACGCCGTGAAGATGCGGTCGATCACCAAGTTTCTCGACTACGGCAACAAGGTAAAGGTCACCCTCCGTTTCCGCGGACGTGAACTGGCGCATCAGGAACTCGGCGCGCAGGTGCTCGAGCGCATCCGCGGCGAACTGTCCGAACGGGTACGGATCGAGCAGCTGCCGTCGATGGACGGTCGCCAGATGGTGATGGTGGTGGCTCCCGTCCAGGGACTTGGCCACGCGACCCAGGCGGTGGAGGCTTCCCTTGCGGCGCGGCAGCAGGCGCCCGACAGCACCGCTCCGGCTGCGGCTGAGCCGGAAAGCATGCCCGCCCCGCCAGAACCCGAGCCGGCAGCAGTGGAAGTCGAGCAGCCGCTCCAGGCGTCGCCATCCGACGACGAAGCCCCCCTCGTGGCGGCACCGGAGACCTGACCGGACGGGATGTCCCGTCGGCATCCCCTGCCGTGACTGCCAGCCTCACCTACCTTGCCTCGACCGGCGACGTGCGCATCGCGTATGCGCGCGCTGCCGGCTCCGGGCCTGGCGTCGTGTTCCTGGGCGGCTTCATGTCGGACATGACCGGCACCAAGGCGACCGCACTCGAGGCCTGGGCGCGCGACCGGAGCCGCGCTTTCGTCCGGTTCGACTATCGCGGTCACGGCGCCTCGGAGGGCGCATTCGAGGACGGGACGATCGGCACCTGGCTGGCTGACGCGCTGGCCGTGCTGGACGGGGCAACCGAAGGCCCGCAAGTCCTCGTCGGCTCCAGCATGGGCGGCTGGATCGCCCTGCTTGCGGCGCGCGCGCGCCCTGCGCGGATCGCCGGTCTGCTCGGCATCGCGGCCGCACCCGACTTCACGCGCCGCATGTGGCAGGACGAATTCGGCGAGCGCGAACGGGAGGCCATCCGGCGCGACGGGCGCGTGACCGTTCCGTCCGAGTACAGCGAAGACGGCTACGTGATTACCCGGGACCTCCTGGACGAGGCCGAGCAGCACATGCTGCTGGATGCGCCCATCCCGATCCGCTGCCCCGTCCGCCTGCTGCACGGCATGCGGGACGAGGCGGTGCCCTGGGATACCTCGCTCCGGATTGCCGAGCAGCTCGAGGCCGATGATGTCGAGGCCACCCTTGTCGGAAGCGGCGACCACCGGCTGTCCGAACCGGCCGACATCGAACGAATGCTGCGCACGCTCGAGGACCTCATAGAGGCGGCTTCGGGCCAGGACAGCTGACCCGCAAGCCGCGACGCTCCACTGCCCGGCCGGGCACTGCCACCAGCGCATCGGCGCGGGACCTCTGCAGGCGGGCAATAGTTTTGGCGAATCCGGGGAAAAGTTTTGCCCGCCTACAGGCGCCGCCCCGGCCGGTTCCAGCACACCCTCGTACGGTTCTGACCTCACCAGCCCCCGGTGACGTCGATCCGGTGGATGCCGCGCCCTTGAGCCTGCAACCACTCAGCGAAGCACCACGCCGCTCCTGCCTGCTCCGACGTCTGTTGTCACGCTGCCGCCCTAAGTTCATATCCTCTCTGCATGGGCAGAGCCCGCCTTCCCGGATCTTTCGGGAGACCTCTGATGCTCACGCGCCGCCGCGTCTCGCTTCTCGCCGCCATCGTGTTCAGTTCGGCGATTCTCGCCCTCAGCGCCTGTGCCGGCGGCGGCAAGCGCCCGGCCGAAGGCGGTCAGCCACGTCCCAATCCCATGCATATCCGCCGGCCCAGGCCGATCGTCCGGCGACGGCGGGTTCGACCACGCCGCGGCCGTCGACGCGGGCGGAAGCGGCCAGACGGGCGTCGCTCCAAACCTGCCCGCAATCGGAACCGCGGCCGCCGGGGCCGTCGCGGCCGCGGCGGACGCCGCGCGCGTCGTACCCGTGCCAAGAGCCGTTGACGGCCGCAGCGCCGCCTGCCAGCACTGGCGAACCGACGCCGATCAGACCGCCGCGAATGCGGCGAAGTTGCGAGCGCGTCACGAGACCGCGGGTACTCCGCGGCCGGCACCAGCAACCTGCCAGCGCGTGACGGGCAGGCGTCCCCGCCCGGGCGCGGGCATCCTGTTGTGCCGGGCGCCAGCGCCTGAATCCGGCCGATCTGCCAGGCTGTCGACGGCGGTTCCTCTCCGAAATTCGACCGGTGCCTCGTCCCCGTCTGCTCGCCAGCTTTGATGACCTGTAACCGACGGCCTTGGCCGCGGCGGCCGCACGCGGCCAGCTGTGCGGCGTACTCCGAGCCTCAGAACGACGCACGATCTCCCAAGACGGTCGAGCCCGCGCTTCCCACAGAAATTGCGTGCCGTCGATCAGGCTACGGCCGGCACCGCTAGGCACTCCCGAGCCATCGCGTCGGCAACCTGCTCGGGCGGGCGGTCGCTGCTGCCGCTCGTCCGGAAGATCGCGTCCAGGCGATCACCGATCTTCGTGACGTCCACGCTCACGGTGGCCCGGTCGTAGGCCTCGCCCCGCCGGAGAATGTCCCATGCCACGCTGATCAGTCCGCCGGCGTTGATCACATAGTCAGGCGCATAGAGCACGCCGTCCCGGTGCAGCGCCATGCCGTCCCCGGGGGTTTCAAGCTGGTTGTTGGCAGCACCCGCGATCACGCCGGCCTTGAGCCGCCGCCGCGTCACCGCATTGATAGCGCCGCCGAGCGCGCACGGCGCGAACACCTCCGCCTCCGCGCCGGCAATCGCCTCCGGCTCGACGGGGACAGCGCCAAATGCGCGCACCGCCCGTTGCACGCGATCCGCCACCACATCGCTCACGATCAGCTGCGCACCGGCATCGTGCAGCAGCCGGGACAGGTGGAAGCCCACGTGCCCGAGACCCTGTACGGCGACCGTGAAGCTGTCGAGACTGTCAGCGCCGTAACGATGCCGAACGGCGGCCCGGATTCCGTGCAGCACGCCCAGGGCCGTCATCGGTGACGGGTCCCCGCTGCCGTCCGCCACGCCCGCAACATGCCGGGTCTCACGGCGCACCTCGTCCATGTCCTCCACCGACGTGCCCACGTCCTCGCCGGTCACGTAAGTCCCGTGCAGATGTTCCACTGCGCGGCCGAAGGCCCTGAAGAGCTTCGGCGACTTCTCGCGGCGCGGATCGCCGATGATCACCGCCTTGCCGCCGCCCAGGGGCAACCCGGCCAACGCCGCCTTGAAGGTCATGCCGCGGGCCAAACGCTGTGCGTCGGCCAGCGCATCATCTTCACTTCCGTAGCTCCACATGCGGCAGCCGCCCATCGCCGGTCCCAACGTCGTATCGTGGACAGCGATCACGGCGCTCAATCCGCTCTCCGGCTCCCTGCACCGGAGGATTTTCTCGAATCCGGGAATCACCAACGTCTGATAGTTGATCAGGTTCACCTCCTTTGGCTTATGGCCGGACACTTCTCCAAGCTCTCAGGCCGTCACATGCACCTGCTACCAGTGATATGGGGACGGTGACGACGCACCGCCAGATACCTCACGAAATCGTGAATCGACCGTTCCGATCGCACGCATTGCGCGTGCTCGCTGTCAACTCCGCCAGTCGCAGCCGCGCCGGCTTCCCCGATCCCGCACTGCACACGCGCCGCCACCACTGCGAACGCGCTACGATTCGCTCCACCAAGCCGACGTCGGATAGGAAACCATGCCTGAAATCATCAATTACGCTCG from Rhodospirillales bacterium encodes:
- a CDS encoding alpha/beta hydrolase produces the protein MTASLTYLASTGDVRIAYARAAGSGPGVVFLGGFMSDMTGTKATALEAWARDRSRAFVRFDYRGHGASEGAFEDGTIGTWLADALAVLDGATEGPQVLVGSSMGGWIALLAARARPARIAGLLGIAAAPDFTRRMWQDEFGEREREAIRRDGRVTVPSEYSEDGYVITRDLLDEAEQHMLLDAPIPIRCPVRLLHGMRDEAVPWDTSLRIAEQLEADDVEATLVGSGDHRLSEPADIERMLRTLEDLIEAASGQDS
- a CDS encoding amino acid dehydrogenase, producing the protein MSGHKPKEVNLINYQTLVIPGFEKILRCREPESGLSAVIAVHDTTLGPAMGGCRMWSYGSEDDALADAQRLARGMTFKAALAGLPLGGGKAVIIGDPRREKSPKLFRAFGRAVEHLHGTYVTGEDVGTSVEDMDEVRRETRHVAGVADGSGDPSPMTALGVLHGIRAAVRHRYGADSLDSFTVAVQGLGHVGFHLSRLLHDAGAQLIVSDVVADRVQRAVRAFGAVPVEPEAIAGAEAEVFAPCALGGAINAVTRRRLKAGVIAGAANNQLETPGDGMALHRDGVLYAPDYVINAGGLISVAWDILRRGEAYDRATVSVDVTKIGDRLDAIFRTSGSSDRPPEQVADAMARECLAVPAVA